One Baekduia alba genomic window, CTATGCGACGGTCAGCCACGCGCACTTGCTGATGCCGGAGAAGGCTGTGCGCGAGGTAGAGGCCGACGATAGCCAGGCACGTGCTCACCACGAACTCCATTCCCTGGGTGTGCCCGGTTTCGATCGACTTGGCGCGGCTGCAGACAGGGCAAGGGGTGTTTGGAGGGCCCGTCGACTAAGAGTCGTGAGCCCGATCGATCGACCCGAGCAGGATGAGCCGCTGCTGACACATCGATCCCGAGCGCGATGCGTACTACGGGCGCGGGTGGACGGCCAAGGGGCAGCTGCTCAACCGCAAGGTGGGCCCGGTCCGCCATCGCGGCGAGTCCGATGGGCTGACGCGCGGAGGCCGAGACGAAGTTCCGCAAGATGCAGGAAGAGGAGGACCGCAAGCCGCGGGTTGCCTCGTCGGCTCGTAAGACCGTCGACGATGCGGCCGACTCGCTGCGCCAGAAGCAGGTCATCGAGGGCGCGCGCAAGTCCTACAAGGAGAACTGCGAGTCGATGCAGCGCGTCCACATCTCGCCGGCGCTGGGCAAGAAGGCCGTAGACCGCGTGACGACCGCGCAGGTCGAGAAGCTCGCCGAGGACATGCTCGCCAAGGGCCTCAAGCCCAAGACGGTGCGCAACGTCATGAGCTTCTTGTACTCCATCTTCGAGCACGCGATCCACAAGAAGTGGGCGACGGAGAACCCTGTCCGGCACGCCACCCGCCCGAAGCGCGGGCGCCAGAACGACGCTGACCCCGACCTGAAGTTCTTGACGCTCGACGAGCTCGAGGCAATCCCCAATGAGGTCGTGTATCGGGAGCCGGCGCCGACGCGCCGCGGCCGTGGAGGACCGTCACGGCCGGTGCCGCCGGACGTGCTCGGGCCGGTCGTTCGCGTCATCGTTCTGATCGCGGCGATCACCGGGCTATGGCAATCGGAGTTGTTGGGGCTGCGGTGGCGGCATGTTGATTGGGTCGCTCAGCGGATCCAGGTCCGCAACGCCTTGGTGCGTGGCGAGCACTCGGGGGAGGGCAGTCCGATGAGTCGACGCGCCGGTCGGTGCCGGTCGCCGACGAGGCGTTCGAGCTCCTGAAGGTCTGGCAGGAGCGCAGCGCCTACAGCGCGCCCGACGACTTGGTGTTCTGCCATCCGGAGTCGGGCAAGGAGCTGGATCGGTCCATGGTCACGAAGAAGTTCAAGCAGGGCTGCGAAGACGCGGGCGTGCGGGTCATTCGCTTCCACGACCTGCGCCACACCTTCGGTACGCAGATGGCCGCGGCCGGCCACCCGCTGCGCTTCA contains:
- a CDS encoding tyrosine-type recombinase/integrase, which gives rise to MPVADEAFELLKVWQERSAYSAPDDLVFCHPESGKELDRSMVTKKFKQGCEDAGVRVIRFHDLRHTFGTQMAAAGHPLRFIQEMMGHADAKTTQIYSHYQPSEREVEMVNEAFSRRRST
- a CDS encoding tyrosine-type recombinase/integrase, with protein sequence MQEEEDRKPRVASSARKTVDDAADSLRQKQVIEGARKSYKENCESMQRVHISPALGKKAVDRVTTAQVEKLAEDMLAKGLKPKTVRNVMSFLYSIFEHAIHKKWATENPVRHATRPKRGRQNDADPDLKFLTLDELEAIPNEVVYREPAPTRRGRGGPSRPVPPDVLGPVVRVIVLIAAITGLWQSELLGLRWRHVDWVAQRIQVRNALVRGEHSGEGSPMSRRAGRCRSPTRRSSS